A section of the Harmonia axyridis chromosome 2, icHarAxyr1.1, whole genome shotgun sequence genome encodes:
- the LOC123672578 gene encoding lysophosphatidylserine lipase ABHD12-like isoform X8 — MLNFNLPKNGNYSDPELFGLKGARNLVLDNNGVKLGVWQILPFQLASNKTSDEFFDSSLKNGQNVIVYNHGNAGSRATGHRVELYKFLRKYFHVISFDYRGYGDSSIDPPPTEEGVVSDCVYIVNWIRRKISPDSHVFLWGHSLGTSITLGAVKELKKKGFVPSGVILEAPFNNMHDEIAEFPPTLLFRHLPWFDACIVDPIIESGFRFQSDEYILDVDCPILILHAEDDGTVPYKLGKKLFEVASEKRSEYQGSVQLQTFQKKFHYGHRYIVTSPELSEIVQNFIKNAINETNALQL; from the exons TTAATTTGCCGAAGAATGGTAATTATAGTGATCCGGAACTATTTGGACTGAAGGGTGCAAGAAATCTAGTTCTTGATAATAATGGTGTCAAACTGGGAGTATGGCAAATTTTACCATTCCAATTAGCTTCGAATAAGACTAGTGATGAATTCTTTGATTCTTCCCTTAAAAATGGTCAGAATGTAATTGTATACAACCATGGAAACGCAGGAAGTAGAGCCACTGGACATAGGGTGGAACTGTACAAATTTCTAAGGAAATACTTTCATGTTATAAGTTTCGATTATAGAG GTTATGGTGACTCATCTATTGATCCACCCCCAACTGAAGAAGGCGTAGTTAGCGATTGTGTATATATAGTTAATTGGATTCGTAGAAAAATATCCCCAGACAGTCATGTATTCCTTTGGGGACATTCCTTAGGAACCAGCATTACCCTAGGGGCAGTGAAGGagctcaaaaaaaaaggttttgttCCTAGTGGAGTAATTTTAGAAGCTCCATTCAATAACATGCATGATGAAATAGCAGAATTTCCTCCTACTTTG ctTTTTCGTCATCTTCCTTGGTTCGATGCTTGTATAGTGGATCCTATCATAGAAAGTGGATTCCGTTTTCAAAGCGATGAATACATCCTTGATGTAGACTGTCCTATCCTTATTCTTCATGCAGAAGATGACGGAACAGTACCTTATAAGTTAGGGAAAAAG TTATTCGAAGTAGCATCTGAAAAGAGATCCGAATATCAAGGTTCCGTGCAACTTCAAACATTCCAGAAGAAATTTCATTATGGTCATCGATACATTGTGACGTCTCCAGAACTTTCTGAAATTGTACA aaatttcatAAAGAATGCAATAAATGAGACCAACGCATTACAACTTTAA